A stretch of Geobacter sp. DNA encodes these proteins:
- the rsmA gene encoding 16S rRNA (adenine(1518)-N(6)/adenine(1519)-N(6))-dimethyltransferase RsmA, with product MKLPRPKKALGQNFLVDQGVLGRIVAAVDLAPDDRVLEVGPGRGALTRLLAERAAAVLAVELDRQLVPLLTAEFADRPSVEVLQSDILRLDVTALFAERGGGTWKVAANLPYNISSQVLFKFLDERRLFSRMVLMLQREVGERLLATPGGKEYGILSVLFPMFFMVRRECIVRPGAFFPPPKVDSMVLSFVPLEAPRFPLSDEALFRRVVKASFGQRRKTLWNCLKGGAFVPTDEGLRELLAACGIDPVRRGETLSLEEFARLANRLATAGLA from the coding sequence ATGAAGCTCCCCCGGCCGAAAAAGGCCCTTGGCCAGAACTTCCTCGTGGACCAGGGGGTGCTGGGCCGGATCGTGGCTGCGGTCGACCTTGCTCCCGACGATCGCGTCCTGGAGGTCGGTCCGGGCCGGGGTGCGCTCACCCGGCTTCTGGCAGAGCGGGCCGCTGCGGTCCTGGCGGTTGAGCTCGACCGCCAGCTGGTGCCGCTTCTGACCGCTGAATTCGCGGACCGGCCGTCGGTGGAGGTGCTCCAGTCCGATATCCTGCGCCTCGACGTGACCGCCCTCTTTGCCGAGAGGGGGGGCGGGACGTGGAAGGTGGCGGCCAACCTCCCCTACAACATCTCGTCCCAGGTGCTCTTCAAGTTTCTCGACGAGCGGCGGCTCTTTTCCCGGATGGTGCTGATGCTGCAACGCGAGGTGGGGGAGCGGCTTCTGGCCACGCCCGGCGGCAAGGAGTACGGCATCCTGTCGGTCCTCTTCCCCATGTTCTTCATGGTGCGCCGCGAATGCATCGTTCGCCCCGGCGCCTTTTTCCCGCCCCCCAAGGTCGACTCCATGGTGCTCTCCTTCGTGCCGCTGGAGGCGCCCCGTTTCCCTCTCTCGGACGAGGCGCTGTTCCGCCGGGTAGTGAAGGCCTCGTTCGGGCAGCGTCGCAAGACGCTCTGGAACTGCCTGAAAGGGGGCGCGTTCGTCCCCACCGACGAGGGCTTGCGCGAGCTCCTGGCAGCGTGCGGCATCGACCCGGTCCGCCGGGGGGAAACCCTTTCCCTGGAGGAGTTTGCGCGGCTGGCCAATCGACTGGCCACGGCGGGGCTTGCCTGA
- a CDS encoding vitamin B12-dependent ribonucleotide reductase — translation MAKAQPATKSIATIPGLSPNARTVLEKRYLKRDKDGKPLEGPVDMFRRVADTIASADRVFDKKADVSALSDAFYHVMTGFEFLPNSPTLMNAGRELGQLSACFVLPVGDSMEEIFEAVKHTALIHKSGGGTGFSFSRLRPANDVVMSTTGISSGPLSFMRVFDIATETIKQGGTRRGANMAILRVDHPDITNFIMCKADQKQLNNFNISVGLTEEFMQAVDADRDFTLINPRDGKPAGTLNARKVFHRIVKQAWENGEPGIIFLDRLNRDNPTPLLGEIESTNPCGEQPLLPYESCNLGSINLGKMVKNGEVDWQRLKEVVTLAVHFLDNVIEVNNYPLPQIDEMTRGNRKIGLGVMGWADMLIMLGIPYCSDQAIKLGEKVMQFINDEGHAASRALAVTRGPFPNFKGSIYDKPGKEPIRNATVTTIAPTGTISIIGNASSGVEPLFAVSFIRNVLDNTRMIEVNPLFEEVARKRGFYSQELMERIAEHGTVHDIAEIPEDVRQVFVTAHDITPDFHIRMQAAFQKHTDNAVSKTVNFPNTATMDDVEQVYRLAYQTGCKGVTIYRDGSRDEQVLSTGKKEEKGSAAPTVEEKHVFKRERPKALKGWTYQMQTGCGPLYVTVNEDKAGLFELFTTMGKAGGCAASQAEAMGRLVSLAWRSGVQARQVIKQLMGISCHCPSGFGENKITSCADAVAKAIQAHMAASGMDTGLEIKIPERGACPECGGTVEHEGGCAVCRSCGYSECA, via the coding sequence ATGGCAAAGGCACAACCGGCTACCAAGAGCATCGCAACCATCCCCGGCCTCTCCCCGAACGCTCGCACCGTCCTGGAAAAGCGCTACCTGAAGCGCGACAAGGACGGCAAGCCGCTGGAAGGGCCGGTGGACATGTTCCGCAGGGTAGCCGACACCATTGCCTCAGCCGACAGGGTTTTCGACAAGAAGGCCGACGTAAGCGCCTTAAGCGACGCCTTCTACCACGTCATGACCGGTTTCGAGTTCCTCCCCAACTCGCCGACCCTGATGAACGCCGGCCGGGAACTGGGCCAGCTCTCCGCCTGCTTCGTCCTGCCGGTGGGGGACTCCATGGAAGAGATCTTCGAGGCGGTCAAGCATACCGCCCTGATCCACAAGTCGGGGGGCGGCACCGGCTTCTCCTTCTCGCGCCTGCGGCCGGCCAATGACGTGGTCATGTCCACCACCGGCATCTCCAGCGGCCCCCTCTCCTTCATGCGGGTCTTCGACATCGCCACCGAGACCATCAAGCAGGGGGGGACCCGGCGCGGGGCCAACATGGCCATCCTGCGGGTCGACCACCCGGATATCACCAACTTCATCATGTGCAAGGCCGACCAGAAACAGCTCAACAACTTCAACATCTCCGTCGGCCTCACCGAGGAGTTCATGCAGGCGGTGGACGCGGACCGCGACTTCACCCTAATCAACCCCCGCGACGGCAAGCCGGCCGGCACCCTCAACGCCCGCAAGGTCTTCCACCGCATCGTCAAGCAGGCCTGGGAAAACGGCGAGCCGGGCATCATCTTCCTCGACCGCCTGAACCGCGACAACCCCACCCCGCTCCTGGGGGAGATCGAATCCACCAACCCCTGCGGCGAACAGCCGCTCCTTCCCTACGAATCGTGCAACCTCGGTTCCATCAACCTGGGCAAGATGGTGAAGAATGGCGAGGTCGACTGGCAGCGGCTCAAAGAGGTAGTCACCCTGGCGGTCCACTTCCTGGACAACGTCATCGAGGTGAACAACTACCCGCTGCCGCAGATCGACGAGATGACCCGGGGCAACCGGAAGATCGGTCTCGGCGTCATGGGATGGGCCGACATGCTGATCATGCTCGGCATCCCCTACTGCTCCGACCAGGCGATCAAGCTCGGTGAAAAGGTGATGCAGTTCATCAACGACGAGGGGCATGCCGCCTCCCGCGCCCTGGCCGTCACCCGCGGCCCCTTCCCCAACTTCAAGGGCTCCATCTACGACAAGCCGGGCAAAGAGCCGATCCGCAACGCCACGGTCACCACTATCGCACCCACCGGGACCATCTCCATCATCGGTAATGCCTCAAGCGGCGTGGAACCGCTCTTTGCCGTCTCCTTCATCCGCAACGTCCTGGACAACACCAGGATGATCGAGGTCAACCCGTTGTTCGAAGAGGTGGCCAGGAAGCGCGGCTTCTACTCACAGGAGCTGATGGAGCGGATCGCCGAGCACGGCACCGTTCACGACATCGCCGAGATACCCGAAGACGTGCGCCAGGTCTTTGTCACCGCCCACGACATCACCCCCGACTTCCACATCCGGATGCAGGCCGCTTTCCAGAAGCATACCGACAACGCGGTCTCCAAGACGGTCAACTTCCCCAACACCGCCACCATGGACGACGTGGAACAGGTCTACCGCCTCGCCTACCAGACCGGCTGCAAAGGGGTCACCATCTACCGCGACGGCTCCCGCGACGAGCAGGTCCTTTCCACCGGCAAGAAAGAGGAGAAGGGATCGGCGGCACCGACTGTAGAAGAGAAGCACGTCTTCAAGCGGGAGCGCCCCAAGGCGCTCAAGGGATGGACCTACCAGATGCAGACCGGCTGCGGGCCGCTCTACGTGACGGTCAACGAGGACAAGGCCGGCCTGTTCGAGCTGTTCACCACCATGGGCAAGGCGGGCGGCTGCGCAGCCTCCCAGGCCGAAGCCATGGGTCGCCTGGTCTCCCTTGCCTGGCGGAGCGGGGTCCAGGCGCGCCAAGTCATCAAGCAGCTGATGGGGATCTCCTGCCACTGCCCGTCGGGCTTCGGCGAAAACAAGATCACCTCCTGCGCCGACGCCGTGGCCAAGGCGATCCAGGCCCACATGGCAGCCTCCGGCATGGACACCGGCCTGGAGATAAAAATCCCCGAACGGGGCGCCTGCCCCGAGTGCGGCGGCACGGTCGAGCACGAAGGTGGCTGCGCGGTCTGCCGCTCCTGCGGCTACAGCGAATGCGCGTAA
- a CDS encoding NAD-dependent epimerase/dehydratase family protein — protein MRVLVTGGAGFIGSHLCERLLDDGHEVVCLDNFFTGTKQNIMRLMDDHRFELVRHDIIEPILLEVDRVFNLACPASPIHYQYNPVKTIKTSVMGTINMLGLAKRVRARILQASTSEVYGDPQVHPQPEEYWGNVNPIGIRSCYDEGKRVAETLMMDYHRQNGVDIRIVRIFNTYGPRMAVNDGRVVSNFIVQALKGEDITVYGEGQQTRSFCYVSDLVDGLIRMMACDGFNGPVNLGNPAETTILEFAERIIALTGSRSRIVFKPLPADDPKQRQPDIRLAGEKLGWAPKVPVEQGLRETIGYFSALLGISQS, from the coding sequence ATGCGGGTACTGGTAACCGGCGGGGCGGGGTTCATAGGCTCTCACCTCTGCGAACGGCTTCTTGACGATGGTCACGAGGTCGTCTGTCTCGACAACTTTTTTACCGGTACCAAGCAGAACATCATGCGCCTTATGGACGACCACCGGTTCGAGCTCGTCCGCCACGACATCATCGAGCCGATCCTCTTGGAGGTGGACCGGGTCTTCAACCTAGCCTGCCCGGCGTCCCCCATCCACTACCAGTACAATCCGGTCAAGACCATCAAGACCAGCGTCATGGGGACCATCAATATGCTCGGGCTTGCCAAGCGGGTCAGGGCGCGCATCCTCCAGGCATCGACCTCGGAGGTCTACGGCGATCCCCAGGTTCACCCCCAGCCCGAGGAATACTGGGGGAACGTGAACCCCATCGGCATCAGGAGCTGTTACGACGAGGGGAAGCGGGTGGCCGAGACGCTGATGATGGACTACCACCGGCAGAACGGCGTTGATATCCGCATCGTCCGGATCTTCAATACCTATGGCCCGCGGATGGCGGTCAACGACGGCCGGGTCGTCTCCAATTTCATTGTCCAGGCGCTCAAGGGGGAGGATATCACGGTCTACGGCGAGGGGCAGCAGACCCGCTCCTTCTGCTACGTTTCCGACCTGGTGGATGGCCTGATCCGGATGATGGCGTGCGACGGGTTCAACGGGCCGGTCAACCTGGGAAACCCGGCCGAGACCACCATCCTGGAGTTTGCCGAGCGGATCATCGCCCTGACCGGGTCCCGCTCCCGCATCGTCTTCAAGCCGCTGCCAGCCGATGACCCGAAGCAACGCCAGCCCGACATCCGGTTGGCCGGGGAGAAGCTGGGCTGGGCACCCAAAGTCCCGGTGGAACAGGGTTTAAGGGAAACCATAGGTTATTTTTCCGCGCTGCTGGGTATCTCGCAGTCATAA
- a CDS encoding nucleotide sugar dehydrogenase: MKICVFGAGYVGLVAAACFAESGNTVITVDVDQAKIESLKQGVIPIYEPGLKELVLRNQAEGRLSFTTDIPLAVKSSLINFIAVGTPPGEDGSADLQYVQAVARDIGRHMESYKIVVDKSTVPVGTADKVRAALQQELDARGLPLEFDVVSNPEFLKEGAAIDDFMKPDRVVIGTDNVRTAEIMKELYEPFMRKNNRMIIMDIRSAEMTKYAANAMLATRISFMNQIALLCERMGADVAAVREGIGSDSRIGYDFLFPGPGYGGSCFPKDVKALIRTAEECDYDFLLLKSVEEVNELQKQVLSTKVLDLLGNAGAQKPLAGRTVACWGLSFKPRTDDMREAPSITIIENLLAAGATVRAHDPEALKEAAKAFGDRIVYSHNQYDILAGADALVIITDWNEYRNPDFDRIKADLKEPLIVDGRNLYKPDRMQSAGFRYVPLGRNGAGIAAGGK; encoded by the coding sequence ATGAAAATCTGCGTTTTTGGCGCCGGTTACGTTGGACTGGTGGCGGCTGCCTGCTTTGCCGAGAGCGGCAACACGGTCATTACCGTCGATGTGGACCAGGCCAAGATCGAAAGCCTCAAGCAGGGCGTGATACCGATCTACGAGCCGGGGCTCAAGGAACTGGTGCTGCGCAACCAGGCCGAAGGGAGGCTCTCCTTTACCACCGACATCCCCCTTGCCGTGAAGAGCTCGCTGATCAATTTCATTGCCGTGGGAACGCCGCCGGGCGAGGACGGCTCTGCCGATCTCCAGTACGTGCAGGCTGTTGCCCGCGATATCGGCCGCCACATGGAGAGCTACAAGATCGTGGTCGACAAGTCTACGGTGCCGGTCGGGACCGCCGACAAGGTGCGTGCCGCCCTGCAGCAGGAGCTGGACGCGCGGGGGCTCCCGCTTGAATTCGACGTGGTCTCCAACCCCGAGTTCCTCAAGGAGGGGGCGGCCATCGACGACTTCATGAAGCCCGACCGGGTGGTGATCGGCACCGACAACGTCCGGACCGCCGAGATCATGAAGGAGCTCTATGAGCCGTTCATGCGGAAGAACAACCGGATGATCATCATGGACATCCGGAGCGCCGAGATGACCAAGTACGCTGCCAATGCCATGCTGGCGACCCGGATCTCCTTCATGAACCAGATCGCCCTGCTCTGCGAGCGGATGGGGGCGGATGTGGCCGCGGTGCGTGAAGGGATCGGCTCCGATTCGCGGATCGGCTACGACTTTCTCTTCCCCGGCCCCGGCTATGGCGGTTCCTGCTTCCCCAAGGATGTGAAGGCGCTGATCCGCACGGCAGAGGAGTGCGACTACGACTTCCTCCTGCTCAAATCGGTCGAGGAGGTGAACGAACTGCAGAAGCAGGTCCTCTCTACCAAGGTGCTCGACCTGCTCGGAAATGCCGGTGCCCAGAAGCCGCTTGCCGGCCGGACCGTGGCCTGCTGGGGGCTCTCCTTCAAGCCGCGCACCGACGACATGCGCGAGGCCCCGTCCATCACCATCATCGAGAACCTGCTGGCAGCCGGCGCCACGGTGCGTGCCCACGATCCCGAGGCGCTGAAAGAGGCGGCCAAGGCCTTCGGCGACCGGATCGTCTACAGCCACAACCAGTACGATATCCTGGCCGGTGCCGATGCCCTGGTGATCATCACCGACTGGAACGAATACCGCAACCCCGACTTCGACCGGATCAAGGCCGATCTGAAGGAACCGCTCATCGTGGATGGCCGTAATCTCTACAAACCGGACCGGATGCAGTCGGCGGGATTCCGCTATGTGCCGCTTGGCCGCAACGGCGCCGGGATCGCAGCAGGGGGGAAATAG
- a CDS encoding aminotransferase class V-fold PLP-dependent enzyme: MSIYLDNAATSFPKPETVYTAVEHALRDVGVSPGRGSHRRGLAAARLVLEAREALADLFAIPDSSRIVFTQNATEALNLAVLGLLKPGDRVVTTTMEHNSLARPLHLAARRGVEIVFVPADRTGRVDSAEIAAALAAPTRLVALSHCSNVTGTIQPVAEIGALARKRGALMLVDAAQSVGCIPIDVGAMSIDLLAAPGHKGLYGPPGTGFLYIADGIDLDPLMVGGTGTASTGEDQPADLPERFESGTLNTPAIAGLLAGVSFVASTGVAAIARHEERLVNRLCAGLQEMPSVRLCGPEPLKLRGSVVSFTVDGMDPGHVGFLLDQEYDIAVRTGLHCAPAAHRTIGTFPAGTVRVSPGYFTTDAEIDTFITALRSITRGRICND; this comes from the coding sequence ATGTCGATCTACCTGGATAACGCAGCTACCTCATTCCCCAAGCCAGAAACGGTCTATACCGCAGTAGAGCATGCACTGCGGGATGTCGGTGTCAGCCCCGGCCGTGGCAGTCACCGTCGCGGCCTTGCAGCGGCCCGGCTGGTCCTGGAGGCGCGGGAGGCACTGGCCGACCTGTTTGCCATCCCTGATTCAAGCCGGATCGTCTTTACCCAGAATGCCACCGAGGCGCTCAACCTGGCCGTTTTGGGACTGCTCAAGCCGGGCGATCGCGTGGTTACCACCACCATGGAGCACAACTCCCTGGCCCGCCCCCTCCATCTGGCCGCGCGGCGGGGGGTGGAGATCGTCTTCGTCCCTGCTGATCGGACGGGCAGGGTCGACAGTGCGGAGATTGCCGCGGCGCTGGCTGCGCCGACCAGGCTGGTGGCCCTGTCCCACTGCTCGAACGTGACCGGCACGATCCAGCCGGTTGCGGAGATCGGTGCGCTGGCCCGCAAGCGCGGGGCGCTGATGCTGGTGGACGCGGCCCAGAGCGTCGGCTGCATCCCGATCGACGTGGGCGCCATGTCCATCGACCTCCTGGCGGCACCGGGCCACAAAGGGCTCTACGGCCCGCCAGGGACCGGGTTTCTCTATATCGCCGACGGCATCGACCTCGATCCGCTCATGGTGGGGGGGACCGGCACCGCTTCCACCGGGGAGGACCAGCCCGCAGACCTGCCGGAGCGCTTCGAGAGCGGCACCCTCAATACCCCGGCCATCGCGGGGCTCCTTGCCGGCGTCTCGTTTGTCGCTTCGACAGGGGTTGCCGCGATTGCCCGCCATGAGGAGCGCCTGGTGAACCGGCTTTGTGCCGGGCTGCAGGAGATGCCGTCAGTCCGGCTCTGCGGACCCGAACCGCTGAAACTCAGGGGGAGCGTGGTCTCGTTTACCGTGGACGGCATGGACCCCGGGCACGTGGGATTCCTCCTCGACCAGGAATATGATATTGCGGTCCGGACCGGCCTCCACTGCGCTCCTGCCGCCCATCGGACCATCGGCACCTTTCCCGCGGGCACGGTCAGGGTGAGCCCCGGCTATTTTACCACTGACGCGGAGATCGATACCTTCATCACCGCTCTTCGGAGCATCACCAGGGGGAGGATATGCAACGACTGA
- a CDS encoding AAA family ATPase has product MMKTFILDTNVLLYDPQALSKFQENDIIIPITVIEEIDRFKKDMNETGRNARHISRLLDQLRKVGSLSAGVRLETGGLLRVEIYEEKVMKRLPPELREDRGDNRILAVAVDFQEKDKRGPVILVTKDTNLRIKADALGLKAEDYESDKVDIEELYPGFSEIEVEPVVIDRLHGQGFSDTDLEMLPNEYVTLKDQVNPSHSAICRYDSAQRRLIPIRKIGKDGVWSIQPRNREQFFALDALLDDTIKLVTLVGKAGTGKTLLAIAAGLHKVAEENVYNRLLVSRPVFPMGRDLGFLPGDIEEKLTPWMQPIFDNVELLLSGHEAEKRHSKGYKELMAMGILDIEPLTYIRGRSIPNQYMIVDEAQNLTPHEIKTIITRAGEGTKIVLTGDPYQIDNPYVDASSNGLTYVVERFKEQTISGHIIMNKGERSALAELAANLL; this is encoded by the coding sequence ATCATGAAGACATTCATACTCGATACGAACGTCCTCCTCTACGACCCCCAGGCTCTTTCCAAGTTCCAGGAAAACGACATCATCATCCCGATCACGGTGATCGAGGAGATCGACCGGTTCAAGAAGGACATGAACGAGACCGGTCGCAACGCCCGGCACATCTCGCGGCTGCTCGACCAGTTGCGCAAGGTCGGCTCCCTGTCGGCCGGGGTGCGTCTTGAGACCGGCGGCCTGCTCCGGGTGGAGATCTACGAAGAGAAGGTGATGAAGCGCCTGCCGCCTGAGCTGCGCGAAGACCGGGGCGACAACCGTATCCTGGCCGTGGCCGTGGATTTCCAGGAAAAGGACAAGCGCGGCCCGGTCATCCTGGTCACCAAGGATACCAACCTCCGGATCAAGGCCGATGCCCTGGGGCTCAAGGCCGAGGACTACGAATCGGACAAGGTCGACATCGAGGAACTCTATCCGGGCTTCAGCGAGATCGAGGTGGAGCCGGTGGTCATCGACCGTCTGCACGGCCAGGGTTTCTCGGATACCGACTTGGAGATGCTCCCCAACGAGTACGTCACCCTCAAGGACCAGGTGAACCCCTCCCACAGCGCCATCTGCCGTTACGATTCTGCCCAGCGCCGGCTGATACCGATCCGCAAGATCGGCAAGGACGGGGTCTGGAGCATCCAGCCGCGCAACCGCGAGCAGTTCTTCGCCCTCGATGCGCTCCTGGACGACACTATCAAGCTGGTCACCCTGGTGGGGAAGGCGGGCACCGGCAAGACCCTGCTGGCCATTGCCGCAGGCCTGCACAAGGTGGCCGAGGAGAATGTCTACAACCGGCTGTTGGTTTCCCGACCGGTCTTTCCCATGGGGCGCGATCTCGGTTTCCTCCCCGGCGACATCGAGGAGAAGCTCACCCCCTGGATGCAGCCAATCTTCGACAACGTGGAACTGCTCCTATCCGGCCACGAGGCGGAGAAGCGCCACAGCAAGGGGTACAAAGAGCTGATGGCCATGGGCATCCTGGACATCGAGCCGCTCACCTATATCCGGGGCCGTTCCATCCCGAACCAGTACATGATCGTCGACGAGGCCCAGAACCTCACCCCCCACGAGATCAAGACCATCATCACTCGGGCAGGGGAGGGGACCAAGATCGTCCTCACCGGCGACCCGTACCAGATCGACAACCCCTACGTGGACGCCTCCAGCAACGGCCTGACCTACGTGGTGGAGCGCTTCAAGGAGCAGACGATCTCGGGGCATATTATCATGAATAAGGGGGAGCGGTCGGCGCTGGCAGAACTCGCCGCCAATCTCCTTTAG
- a CDS encoding CAP domain-containing protein: MIRYLLTTLFLLSLLLPAVTTQAGEPSTREVLAEINLARTNPKAYAGFLRQFRSQFQGKSYRLPDSRTLVMTTEGVRAVDEAIRFLNRQKPLHPLSWSDGLAEAAADLAEEQAASGTVGHDGRKSGNMRERIERHGEWQGEIAENIGYGPAEARAMVLQLIVDDGVPDRGHRTNIYRRAISVAGIACGPHPTFGTMCVIDFAGGFTGN; encoded by the coding sequence ATGATCCGCTACCTGCTCACCACCCTCTTCCTGCTGTCGCTCCTGCTGCCCGCCGTAACCACGCAGGCCGGGGAACCTTCCACCAGGGAGGTCCTTGCCGAAATCAACCTGGCTCGCACCAACCCCAAGGCCTATGCCGGGTTTCTGCGCCAGTTCCGCAGCCAGTTCCAGGGAAAGAGCTACCGCCTTCCCGATTCGCGCACTCTGGTGATGACTACCGAGGGGGTCAGGGCAGTGGACGAGGCGATCCGTTTCCTGAACCGGCAGAAGCCGCTTCACCCGCTCTCCTGGTCGGACGGCCTGGCCGAGGCAGCGGCCGATCTGGCTGAGGAGCAGGCAGCAAGCGGCACGGTCGGTCACGACGGCAGGAAGAGCGGCAACATGCGGGAGCGGATCGAGCGGCACGGGGAGTGGCAGGGTGAGATCGCCGAGAACATCGGCTACGGCCCGGCCGAGGCACGGGCCATGGTGCTGCAGCTGATCGTCGATGATGGCGTCCCGGACCGGGGGCACCGCACAAACATCTATCGGCGCGCCATTTCCGTTGCCGGCATTGCCTGCGGCCCCCACCCGACCTTTGGCACGATGTGCGTCATCGACTTTGCCGGCGGCTTCACCGGCAACTGA
- the tsaD gene encoding tRNA (adenosine(37)-N6)-threonylcarbamoyltransferase complex transferase subunit TsaD: MLVLAIETSCDETAAAVVRDGRTILSSIVASQVQVHAEYGGVVPEIASRKHLESIVPVVEEALKSAGVGIDAIQGVAVTRGPGLVGALLVGIAAARGIAVGRGIPVAGVNHIESHLLAPFLEQEVAFPYLALAVSGGHTHLYRVDGIGSYATLGQTQDDAAGEAFDKVAKLVGLPYPGGAVIDGLASSGDPAAIRFPRPLLHDGSCNFSFSGLKTSVLTWLQKNPEAKSGQELNDLCASFQAAVCDVLVGKTALALEQTGIQRLVVAGGVACNSGLRGAMERLAGQRGVALHIPRPALCADNAAMVAVPGDYYLSRGLAGGRDLDALPSWPLDRITRELAAAGL; the protein is encoded by the coding sequence ATGCTCGTATTGGCAATCGAGACATCCTGCGACGAGACCGCGGCAGCGGTGGTGCGCGACGGCCGCACCATCCTTTCCAGCATCGTCGCTTCCCAGGTGCAGGTGCATGCCGAGTACGGCGGCGTGGTGCCGGAGATCGCTTCCCGCAAGCACCTTGAGAGTATCGTGCCGGTGGTGGAGGAGGCGCTGAAGAGCGCCGGCGTCGGTATCGACGCCATCCAGGGGGTGGCGGTTACCCGTGGGCCCGGCCTGGTCGGGGCGCTCCTGGTGGGGATCGCCGCTGCCCGCGGTATCGCTGTCGGCCGGGGTATCCCGGTGGCCGGGGTCAACCACATCGAGTCCCATCTGCTGGCCCCGTTCCTGGAACAGGAGGTGGCGTTCCCCTATCTCGCCCTGGCGGTCTCCGGCGGCCACACCCATCTCTACCGGGTGGACGGCATCGGTTCCTATGCGACACTGGGCCAGACCCAGGACGATGCCGCTGGCGAGGCCTTCGACAAGGTGGCGAAGCTGGTGGGGCTTCCCTATCCCGGCGGTGCGGTGATCGACGGGCTTGCGTCCTCAGGCGATCCCGCTGCCATCCGCTTTCCCCGGCCGCTCCTCCATGACGGTAGCTGCAATTTCAGCTTCAGCGGTCTGAAGACCTCCGTGCTTACCTGGCTGCAGAAGAACCCGGAGGCGAAGAGCGGCCAAGAGCTGAACGACCTGTGCGCCTCGTTCCAGGCCGCAGTCTGCGACGTGCTGGTGGGGAAGACCGCCCTGGCACTGGAGCAGACCGGCATCCAGCGCCTGGTGGTTGCCGGCGGTGTCGCCTGCAACAGTGGCCTGCGCGGTGCCATGGAGCGCCTGGCCGGGCAGCGGGGGGTTGCTCTCCATATCCCCAGGCCGGCGCTCTGTGCCGATAACGCGGCCATGGTGGCAGTGCCGGGCGATTACTACCTCAGCCGCGGCCTGGCCGGCGGCCGCGACCTGGATGCCCTGCCTTCATGGCCCCTCGACCGGATAACCCGCGAGCTGGCAGCGGCAGGGCTATGA
- a CDS encoding SPOR domain-containing protein, giving the protein MTVDLWRQDDNGNRFLVGTFHDRAVAEARLADLTRSPHKQTYWITEQPDNTQRQDPGGTT; this is encoded by the coding sequence ATGACCGTTGATCTCTGGCGCCAGGACGATAACGGCAACCGTTTCCTGGTCGGCACCTTTCATGACCGGGCCGTTGCCGAGGCGCGGCTGGCCGACCTGACGCGCAGCCCTCACAAGCAGACCTACTGGATCACGGAACAGCCGGACAACACCCAAAGACAAGACCCCGGAGGCACAACATGA